Within the Catalinimonas niigatensis genome, the region TTGCGTTATGGAGCCCTGAATGAATACTGGACTGCCAATCTGGACGATAAGAATGATTATTATTATAAGCGAGTATACCTGGGCTGCCTACGTGCCATAGATTTGATAGAAAGCTTAGCGGAGTATAATGGGAAACTGGCGGTAAAAGGGGGCAGTCAGGGCGGTGCATTATCAGTCATTACTGCAGCGCTTGACGAAAGAGTACAATTTTTTGTCTCCTACTATCCTGCGTTGAGTGACATGAGCGGTTATTTGCACGGAAGAGCAGGCGGATGGCCACATATGTTTGCCCCATTCAAAGAAAATCCAAAGGAAGCTGATCCCAGAGAGGTAGAAACTGCCAGCTATTATGATGTCGTCAATTTTGCCCGTCATATTAAAGTGCCAGGGTATTTCTCTTGGGGCTATAATGATCATGTTTGTCCTCCTACCAGCACTTATTCGGTATACAATGTGGTAGATGCTCCCAAACAATTATTGCTAGCCCAGGAAACTGCCCATTGGTCATATCCTGAACAGAGAGAAAAAACGGATCAGTGGTTGTTGGATCAGTTAGAAGTTAAAAAAACAGCTTTAAAATAAATCAATCCATAGCGAAGCTACTTTTATAAATATTCTAAAATAAAAGTAGCTTTCTTTATTTTTTTATATTCATAAGTTTTACATCCCTCACTTTTTTGGTAAATTAAAAATACTCCTGCTAAAGAGTGTTTAGCCACGTTTTCTCCCTTATTGCTCATCTCTAACCCATCTACGCTATGAAAGTGTACGACAACCAACACATCAAAAATGTAGTCCTGTTAGGCAGTCCCAAGTCCGGCAAGACCACACTGGCTGAAACCATGTTGTTCGAAGCCGGACTCCTCAACCGACGAGGTTCTGTGGAAAATCACAATACCGTATCTGATTTTCATGAAATTGAACACCAACGCGAAAATTCTATCTACGCCACTCCCCTGCACACTGAATGGCGCGGTTATAAAATTAACATTATTGATACTCCCGGCCTTGATGATTTCATCGGTGAGATTGTGTCTTCAGTAAGAGTTGCTGATACCTGTGTGTTAACTATCAATGCGCAACATGGCGTTGAAGTAGGTACAGAAATTATCTGGAACTACATTGACCAGTTTCAAAAACCCACTATTATCGCTATCAATCACCTGGATCACAACAAAGCTAATTTTGACAGCACACTAGATTCTCTAAAGCACAGCTATGGAGATGCAGTTGCCCTAATGCAGTATCCTCTCAACCCAGGTGATGGCTTTAACCGCATCATTGATTTATTGAAAATGACCATGTATCAATTTCCTGAAGATGGAGGAAAACCAGAAAAGCTCCCCATTCCTGAGAAAGAAAATGAAAGAGCAGAACAATTACACAATGAACTGGTAGAAAAAGCCGCCATTAATGATGAAAAACTAATGGAGTTGTATTTTGAACAAGGCAATCTGGATGAGGACGAATTGCGAAAAGGCTTGCGGATTGGCATGTTCAAGCATGATATTTTTCCTGTCTTTTGTCTATCAGCCAAGCAAAATATGGGAAGTGGAAGGCTGATGGGTTTTATTGACAACGTAGCTCCTGGGGCTTCTGATATTTTTTCTGAGAATACAGAAGAAGGTGAGTCTTATGCATGTAAACCTGATAACAAACTCACCCTTTTTATCTTCAAAACAATGATTGAGCCTTATCTGGGCAAGATATCATACTTTAAAGTATGCTCAGGTGAAATACGTACCGGAATGGATCTGGTAAATGCGCAGACGGGCACCACGGAGCGTATCAATCAACTGTTTATTATGGATGGAAATGAACGCCATCCTGTACAAAAGCTGGTGGCTGGTGACATAGGCGCAACGGTGAAGTTGAAAGACAGCACAACCAACCATACCCTCAATGAAGTAGGCCACGATGTCATACTGGCTCCTATGATTTTTCCTGAACCCAGGATCAGGGTGGCTATCGTGGCAGAAAGCAAAAATGATGAAGAAAAGCTCAGCGAAGTCATTAAGGATTTGCATGAAGAAGACCCAACGCTTAGTATAGAATTTTCCAGCGAACTCAAACAACTTATCTTATCAGCACAGGGAGAACTTCATTTGTCAGTCACACAATGGAGACTGGAAAATGTGTACAACCTGAAAGTACATTACGAAAATCCCCGAATCTCTTATCGGGAAACTATCCAGAGACAATCTACAGCATCTTATCGGCATAAGAAACAATCAGGTGGTGCAGGGCAGTTTGCTGAAGTCACCATCTCCATCATGCCTTATACAGAAGGTATGGCCAAGCCGGAAGGTTTTAATATCAGGGACACTCAGGAAGTTGACCTTCCCTGGGGGGGTAAGCTGGTCTTTTACAATTGTATTGTAGGTGGAGTAATAGATGTACGTTTCATACCTTCTATCCTGAAAGGAGTGATGGAAAAGATGGAAGATGGCCCAATCACCGGCTCCTATTGCCGTGATATCTGTGTGCTGGTACACGATGGGAAAATGCATGCGGTAGATTCTAATGATATCTCTTTTAAAATTGCAGGTTTACAGGCTTTCAAAAAAGCATTTCTTCAGGCTGACCCCAAAATTATGGAACCAGTGAATAAATTGGAAATTATGGTACCGGAGGAACTGATGGGTGAAGTAATGACAGATTTGCAAACCCGCAGGGCTATTATACAGGGTATTGATACCAGAAATCAATATCAGATGATACAGGCGAAGGTACCCTTGATGGAAATTACGCATTATTGTAGTGCACTCAAGTCAATTACCCAGGGCAGGGCAAGCTTCAGTACCAGCTTTGCTGAATATGCACCTGTACCCTATGAACTTCAAAAACAACTAAGCGCACAGCAGGAAATGGTAGAAGCATAAAAAAAGAAGGCTACCTTAACCGGTAGCCTTCTCACTTTCCTAAATTTTGTAAAAACTTATTCTTCTGTAGTTACATTAGCCCCAATATTTCCTTGCGATAATATGGTACCAAGAACTTCTGGGCTCAAATGTACATTGATATAACCATCAAAGCCTAGCAGATCCTCATAAGTAGTGGTTTTGTTATTATTCTGAGCATCTACATTGGTTCTACTGATACCAGTAGTACCATTTACATTGGTTAAGTCAATAGCAATAGCTCCTCCTTCTTCTGCTGAATTAAAATGAATATGAGCAGGATGGTCACCAAGCGGAAGTGTACCATCTACCATGATTTCCACCAAAGAAAATCCATTATTTCTTTCGTAGAATGTCGCTGTGCCACTTACATTAGAATCAGCTACTTCATTCAATACATAGGTTACTGAATCACCGGTAAGTGCATTTTGTCCCAAATCTCCTTGTGCTACAATCGTACCTAAATCGGCAGCGCTAAAATGTACATTGATGTAACCATCATATTCCAAAAGTTCTGAATAGCTCACAGAGGAACCATCGTTAAATTGGCGTATGGTACTCATGCTCATACCAGTTGCACCGTCTACATTGGTCAGGTCAATCACAATTCCACCGGTTTCAGCAGCAGTATTGGCATGAATGTGGGCAGGATGGCTTCCACCTTCCGTCGTACCTTCAATATCTAATACCAATAAAGAATTACCACTGTTGCGTTCATATAAAGTAGCTATACCACTGATGCCTTCAGCATCTCTTTCATCCAGCATGTAGGTTACAGATTCACCGGTAAGTGCATTTGCGCCTATATCTCCCTGAGCTACAATCGTACCTAAATCAGCAGCGCTCAAATGTACATTCACATAGCCATTATATTCGCCTAGTGTCTCTAAAGTTAATTCGTCTCCGTTATCAAAAGCGGTAATGTTTGTTTTGCTCATTCCGGTATTTCCATTAACCGGATTGAAACTTACTACAATAGGCCCAGCTTCTACATAAGAATTTTGATGAATGTGGGCAGGATGAATTCCTCCTTCAGGTGTACCTTCAAGGGCAATGGTAGCCAATATCTCTCCATTCACTCTTTCTTCAAAAGTAATATTACCTGAAATACCCTCGACTGCTCTCTCTTCTAATTCATAAGTCAGTGACTCGCCATTGAGCTCATTCTGACCAAAATCACCCTGAGAAACTAAAGTTCCCAGTTGATCTGCACTTAAGTGAACATTCACATAACCATCATATTCAAGTAACTGCTCATAGGTAACAGCTTCACCTCCTGCATCGGCATCAAAAGCACGGATATTGGTAACACTCGTTCCGGTAGTCCCATTGACTGGCGCAAATGAGATAACGATCCCTCCTCCTTCAGCAGCCGTGTTGGCATGAATATGTGCGGGGTGAGAACCTCCTTCTACCGTATTTTCTAAAGTAATGGTAGCTTTGGTAAAACCATTTTTTCTTTGTTCAAGAAGCAATGTACCACTAACACTGTCTTCAGTCATCAAAGCCAGATCGTATCCTTTTGTGGTTCCTGTAAGTTCATTACTGCCAATGTCAGACTGAGCAATAACACTAAGGTCGCTTTCACTTAAATGTACATTGACATATCCATCATAATTTGCTATATCATCCATACTTAGGTTAGTGAGGGTAGTTTTGCTTTCCCCTGTACTACCATTCACTGGTGTGAAGGTAACTTCTATTTCACCAGTTTCAATGGCTGAGTTGCCATGGATATGCGCAGGATATGAAGCTCCTGATTCCGTGCCAGCCAGTTGAATCAAAGCTTCAACAGCACCGTCCACTTCATAAAATTTGATAAAACCATTAATTCCCGAACTACTTACTTCTGATAAACGATAAGTAATAGCACCCTCAATCGGAGGATCACCTAAATCTACTTCGTCATCTTCGCAGGACCATACAAAGAGCAGCCCGCAAAAAATGAGGGGCAACCTGATAAATGAGTTCATGTTGTTGTAGAAAAACTTAAGCATACGTTGTTTTTTTGGGTTTGAGAAGTTATTATAAGATAAAGAGAGGCAAAAAAAGATTTAGCAATGATCATTAATTCACAATAATAATTTTTGTTTATTTCAATCTAAAACTTACATATACAAACGTGATTAATTCACCTTGATATAGAGTATATCTCTCATGAATTAATATCATTTTCAATAAGTGTTTTAACAATTTGTTCCCACTCATTTTTCAATTCCCCTTTAAATTCGTTTTTCCCAGCCAGCCGATACCAATATCTGGCGTTAGACAGATCTCCTTCTTTTCGGTGTAAATACGCGTGAATCCATGCACCTTCGGAGGAATGTATATCCTGAGCAATATCATGGGCATGCTCCCAATCATCTTTAGCATCATACCACAGGGCTTTCAATAGTGGATTATATTCTTCATTAGGATGTGTATCACTTGTTGAGGCAATAAATTGATCGTACGTCATAAAATTGTTTAAGCTCGTAATTCCTACCAAGTATATTTTATCAAGGTGTACAAAAAAATAACCTACTTAATCTACTATAATATGCGGTTAATGTTTGTTGAAATGTCAAAATTATCTAACAAATACATAGTCAAATTAAAAAAATATTTGTTAATAGGGTATCCAAATTCCAAAATTATTTTCACCTCTTTCATTCCTTATGAAATATCATATCTTAAACGGAGACGAACTTTTTAAAAAGATAGGCACGCAAATTCAGGGAGAGTTTATCGTGATGAGAGAATGCCTAATAGACGGCCATGTGGATGCTGAAACGATAGAAGAATTTTGGGAAAAAAGAGCGGCCTACATTGAGCAGACCTATCAGGTGAGTAAAGATGAATACCTGTTAAATAGCTACACTGAAATTGAAAAAATCAAAAGTATTCCTGAAAATGCGTCTGTCTATCTTTGGTTTGAAAGGGACTTATTTTGTCAGGTAAACTTATGGTTTACTGTTAGTTTTCTAAAAAAAATTCTTGCTCAAAAAAACTTGTATCCCTTTCTGGTATTACCTAATCATATCGCATGGACAGGGTTTGGAAGTATGTCTTCTGACGACCTTCTTAATGCGTATCACCACAAAATCACACTTAAGAAAAAAGATATAAATTTATTTGCCGATGCCTGGCGAGCTTTTCAGCAACATGACCTTGAAGAGCTTACTCAACTTTCAACATTAGCCAAGAAGCGTTACCCATATTTTCCTGAGATAATACAGGCTCATATTGATAGGTTTCCTGAGAACGGAGACCCTAACAGGCCCCGCAAAGTAATCAGAAAAATTATCACCGATCTGCAAACCACTGATTTTGAGCAGGTCTTCAAAGAATTTTCAAAAAGAGAGGGTATCTATGGATTTGGGGATACTCAACTCAGGAGGATCTATGATCAGGAAATGACTGATAATTCGTGACATCAATCAGAGTTTACTTAACATCCAAATTGATTGTGTGGGAGTTTTAACGCCTTGATCTCCTTACATAAATCAGCTTGATTTTCAATCTTACCTTCATCTAAATTATCCAGTAGTTCTTCAAGCTGTTTGGTATATTGATCAAATGTAGCATCATCATTTTCTTCCTGATAAAGGTCAAAATACGTTTGGGTACTGTGAGGCGTAGCCAAAAACCTTCTCAATTTATCCCGATATTCCGTTTTTATTTCTTTACCCATTTTATCCATCTTTCCAAAATTTAGATTTATAGATGATTCTTTCATCTGTTTAACTTTCCCCTTCTGATCTTGTTTCGCAAAAAAGTTCATTTTAAGGATTTGTGCCTAATAAACATTTCTTTATTAAGATGCTTATAAAAGTAAGCTTCATTTTTAATT harbors:
- a CDS encoding DUF1835 domain-containing protein encodes the protein MKYHILNGDELFKKIGTQIQGEFIVMRECLIDGHVDAETIEEFWEKRAAYIEQTYQVSKDEYLLNSYTEIEKIKSIPENASVYLWFERDLFCQVNLWFTVSFLKKILAQKNLYPFLVLPNHIAWTGFGSMSSDDLLNAYHHKITLKKKDINLFADAWRAFQQHDLEELTQLSTLAKKRYPYFPEIIQAHIDRFPENGDPNRPRKVIRKIITDLQTTDFEQVFKEFSKREGIYGFGDTQLRRIYDQEMTDNS
- a CDS encoding CHRD domain-containing protein; this translates as MLKFFYNNMNSFIRLPLIFCGLLFVWSCEDDEVDLGDPPIEGAITYRLSEVSSSGINGFIKFYEVDGAVEALIQLAGTESGASYPAHIHGNSAIETGEIEVTFTPVNGSTGESKTTLTNLSMDDIANYDGYVNVHLSESDLSVIAQSDIGSNELTGTTKGYDLALMTEDSVSGTLLLEQRKNGFTKATITLENTVEGGSHPAHIHANTAAEGGGIVISFAPVNGTTGTSVTNIRAFDADAGGEAVTYEQLLEYDGYVNVHLSADQLGTLVSQGDFGQNELNGESLTYELEERAVEGISGNITFEERVNGEILATIALEGTPEGGIHPAHIHQNSYVEAGPIVVSFNPVNGNTGMSKTNITAFDNGDELTLETLGEYNGYVNVHLSAADLGTIVAQGDIGANALTGESVTYMLDERDAEGISGIATLYERNSGNSLLVLDIEGTTEGGSHPAHIHANTAAETGGIVIDLTNVDGATGMSMSTIRQFNDGSSVSYSELLEYDGYINVHFSAADLGTIVAQGDLGQNALTGDSVTYVLNEVADSNVSGTATFYERNNGFSLVEIMVDGTLPLGDHPAHIHFNSAEEGGAIAIDLTNVNGTTGISRTNVDAQNNNKTTTYEDLLGFDGYINVHLSPEVLGTILSQGNIGANVTTEE
- a CDS encoding elongation factor G, which translates into the protein MKVYDNQHIKNVVLLGSPKSGKTTLAETMLFEAGLLNRRGSVENHNTVSDFHEIEHQRENSIYATPLHTEWRGYKINIIDTPGLDDFIGEIVSSVRVADTCVLTINAQHGVEVGTEIIWNYIDQFQKPTIIAINHLDHNKANFDSTLDSLKHSYGDAVALMQYPLNPGDGFNRIIDLLKMTMYQFPEDGGKPEKLPIPEKENERAEQLHNELVEKAAINDEKLMELYFEQGNLDEDELRKGLRIGMFKHDIFPVFCLSAKQNMGSGRLMGFIDNVAPGASDIFSENTEEGESYACKPDNKLTLFIFKTMIEPYLGKISYFKVCSGEIRTGMDLVNAQTGTTERINQLFIMDGNERHPVQKLVAGDIGATVKLKDSTTNHTLNEVGHDVILAPMIFPEPRIRVAIVAESKNDEEKLSEVIKDLHEEDPTLSIEFSSELKQLILSAQGELHLSVTQWRLENVYNLKVHYENPRISYRETIQRQSTASYRHKKQSGGAGQFAEVTISIMPYTEGMAKPEGFNIRDTQEVDLPWGGKLVFYNCIVGGVIDVRFIPSILKGVMEKMEDGPITGSYCRDICVLVHDGKMHAVDSNDISFKIAGLQAFKKAFLQADPKIMEPVNKLEIMVPEELMGEVMTDLQTRRAIIQGIDTRNQYQMIQAKVPLMEITHYCSALKSITQGRASFSTSFAEYAPVPYELQKQLSAQQEMVEA